The window ATGTAATCGATAATATTGGATGAAATAAGATGGTGCGCCACACGTTGTCCCATATCTCTTTCTGGATAAACGACTTTGTCTGCTCCAATCTTTTTTAACACTTTTCCATGCAGATCATTTACAGCTTTCACTACAGTCGTAGGTATGCCCATTTCTTTGAGGATTAATGTAGTCAGAATACTCGCTTGAATATCCTCTCCAATAGCCACAACCACAACGTCAAAATTACGAATACCTAGAGCTCGCAGCGCTTCTTCATCCGTAGAATCTGCTTGAACGGCATGTGTGACGAAAGCGGAAACCTCTTGAACCGTCTCTTCACGATGATCAATAGCAAGGACCTCAAACCCTAATTGTGACAATGTTTTAGCGACGCTAGACCCGAATCTTCCCATCCCAATAATCGCAAATTGTTTTCTCACTGTTGGCGTGTCCTCCAAACTCCTAAGATAATAAAGATTATAACATACTCATAGCCCGTATCTCACTATGAAAGGTGGCGAAGTATGGAAGGATGAACGGCTTGATACTTGCGCATATTAATAACGATAACGACATGGAAGCGAGGTCCACAAATGAACATCACCCTAAGACAGGCCATTGTCCAGAGAGTCCAGAATAAATCGAATAATGAGCTTCAGGAAGTGATTGAGGATTCCATCGGCGGAGAAGAACGGGTTCTGCCCGGACTTGGTGTGCTTTTCGAAATCATATGGCAGCATAGTGAAGCAAATATCCAAAACCAACTCGTAGAAACACTCAAAGAACATCTCGAATAACTCTACAATATCTGGCCAGCTAGCGGGTTGCCTGTGGCATTCCCTTAGCTGGTTTTATCCTAATCAGGGAACTTACAGGCAGTCGGAAATCTTCCTTGAAGACGGCGAATCGCAGTGCCACTCCTAAAAGAATCCCAAGCTGGTCTCAGTATGTTTAAAATATCATGAAACGTCTCGAATGGATAATAGGCCGTTCCTTCCTCTTTCAAATACCTAGCAAGACTCGCTCGCGCAAAAATCCAATCGGCAAAGCCGGAGCCATAATAGTCACTGCTGCCATCACCGATATAAATGACAAGCCATCCTTCCTCTTTTAGCTGCTTAACAACACTTGCCTTGCAGCACCCGCACCATTTGCATGCTGGATTCGTATTCTGAACCCCGAACTGAAATTCACCATCCTCCAAATAGGTAATCGGATTCCCGATAACATGGTTCACTTTCACTTGTTGTCGATTTAATATTTGCTCGATATAGTAAAGCATACCGTCACTTAAAACCGTAACCGGCACATCCTTCTGCCCACAAAAACCAATAAAATCCCGCGCTCCGTCCCGCAAATTTACACTCTCTAGCAATCGGTCCACGTGCTCCTGCCGATCAGCAAGCAATGGATACGCCGCTTCAATCCAAGCCAAAGAACCCACCTTTTTCTCTCGAAAAAGTCTCGATGCTTCAATAACCTTAGGTTCTTTTAGCACATCTAATCCTTCCATCAAAACATCGCCAACATCCTGTTCCATCAGTGTTCCGTCAAAGTCTGTTACGACCGCAATCTTTTGCATGTCTTACTAACCTCCAATAGCTTTGAATCAGTCCAATCAAAAAAATCCCCCTCTTACTTAAGAGGAGGATGCAGTTAACTCTTATTATAGCACGGAGTAAGGTGACAGAGGGGCTGGTTTCTCACAGCTGCTTTGCATCACATAATGCTTCCCTGAGTCGGACGCATCATGGAAGCCATGCATCGCCTCTAGCACGTGGTACGCCAGCTCACCATTCGCGCGGTGTGCATCACTTTGGCCGCTTATCAGAGCCTCAGCCATGGCCGCAACACCTAAACCGCGGTGGTTTTCTTTGTAGCCATGTGACAAAGGAATCGGCTCCCAATCTGAACCGCCTCTGCGAATAAGCACCTGACCTCCGAATGTATTCGGATCCGGAACACGTAAAGAACCTTGACTGCCGTAGATTTCAATGTTCGGCAGCTGAGTTCCACCCATAATATCAAAGCTTGTTACAAGCGTAGCAATCGCACCGCTGTGGAAATCCAGCACACCTGCAATATGAGTTGGGGTATCTACTGTAATTTTTTGTCCACGTTTCTTCTCACTAGAAATGGTGCGCTCTGGGAAACTAGCGGCAGCCGAACCGGTTACTCGGCGAATTGGGCCAAGTAAAGCCACAAGCGCTGTTAGGTAGTATGGACCCATATCGAACATAGGGCCGCCACCTTTTGCGTAATAAAACTCAGGATCCGGATGCCAGTGCTCATGACCTTTACCCATCATGAATGCCGTTGCAGCGATCGGGGTGCCAATCCAGCCGTCATTAATCAGCTTCAAACACGTTTGAATACCTCCTCCAAGGAACGTATCCGGTGCACTGCCAACCAGTAATCCCTTGCGGCGCGCAACTTCTAGGATCTGCAAACCTTCTTCACGGGTTACAGCTAGCGGCTTCTCCACATACACGTGTTTGCCCGCTTCCAACACTTGAATACAGACTTCGGCATGCGCTGCCGGAATCGTCAAATTAATCACAATATCAATATTCGGATCATTCAATAGCTCTTGAACCGTATACGCATGAGGAATGCTGAATTCCCCCGCCCGAGCCTTTGCTCTATCCAAGTCGATATCGGCACACGCGAGCAGCTCCAAATGCTCAAAGTTAGGGATATTTTTCATATAGGCCGCACTAATATTCCCGCAACCGATAATACCAACTTTCTTCTTACTCATCGCTTACTTCCCCCTAATCGTTATCGTGTTGCCCACAGCAAGCCGCGGCGCATTAATTCAAGTGTTTCTGGCATACGAACGATGTTAGCTTGATGACCCAACGAGTTATAATACACCTTGCCCGCTCCATACGTTTTGGTCCAAACAACCGGCATCTCCACATCGCCAAAGTCTGTAACCGCATGTACGTGAATGGCTGGATCCACATGCATGTAATACTTTTCCGAGACAACAACGAAATCATCCATGCCCTCCGTCAATTGATGCCCCCGATCCTTGATTCGAACCGTATACGTCACGCCGTCATTTCCAGGATGGGCTACCCACTGACCGCCAACCATGTATTGATATTCCACTTCATTACGGAAGGAATCTCCCATACCGCCGTGACAACCGGCGATTCCAGTTCCGCCTTCTTTGACCGCTGTGATTAACGGTTTCAACTGCTCACTTTCGATTTTACCCATGGTCCATACTGGAACGATAAGATCAACGCCCGCCAAGCGCTCCGCATCTTTGAAGCTATCCAATGTATCCGATACTTCCACGCCAAAGCCTTCCTCACGCAATAACCCTGCGAAAATGCCAGCCACCTCTTCAGGTTGATGACCGTCCCAGCCACCCCACACAATTAATGCTTGTTTACTCATTGCCAAAAGCCCCTCTCCATGCTTATCTATCCTTAGACTTCACTAATACTCACCCAACGACGCTGCGCAATGGATTGATCCACCGCTTCCAGCACCTCTTGACACTTCACACCATCTAGGAAATTTGGGACCGGCAGACGGTCTTCCGAAAGTGCGTTCATCAGCTCAACGACCTCGTGTACAAATGTGTGCTCATAGCCAATCGTATGTCCTGCAGGCCACCAAGCATCCATGTAAGCATGTGACGAATCTGTCGCCAGAACACGTCTGAAACCTTGTACATCCTCATCATCGCTTGTAAAATAAACCTGCAATTCATTTAAACGCTCAAAATCAAACTTCACACTGCCCTTACTACCGTTAATTTCAAAAGAATTCGTGCACCGGTGCCCTGGTGCAAAACGAGTGGCCTCAAAGCTGCCGAGCGCCCCGTTCGCGAAGCGTGCCATGAACAGCGTCGCATCATCAACCGTTACCGGTCCGTGCGGTGCATCCTTGCTGCCTTTGGCGCTAAGCCCTGTCATCGAAGACGGCAGTGGCCGCTCCTTAATGAACGTCTCACTCATGCCGATAACCTCCGTCATGTCACCGACTAAGAAGTGCGCCAAATCGATCAGATGCGCACCTAAGTCGCCGTGCGACCCGGAACCAGCAATCTCCTTCTGTAAGCGCCAGACCAGCGGGAACGTTGGATCTACGATCCAGTCCTGCAGGAACCAGGCGCGGAAGTGATAGATGTCTCCGAGTCGGCCGCTCTCGACTAGCTTCTTCGCGAGCTGAACCGCAGGAGCAAACCTATAGTTGAAGCCTACCATGTGCTTCACCCCGGCTGTTTCAGCCGCCTCCAGCATTTCCCTTGCATCAGCAAGGGTTAATGCCAGCGGCTTCTCGCAGAACAGATGCTTGCCGGCCTTCGCCGCAGCAAGCGCGATTTCCTTGTGCGCATCGCTGGGCGCATTGATATCGACGATGTCGACATCGCGATGCGTAACCAGGTCGCGCCAGTCGGTGACATACCCGTCCCAGCCGAATTGTTCGGCTGCGCTGCTGACACCGCTTTCATCTCTACCGCAGATGAGCTTCATCTTCGGTACCGCTGTCTGCGGGAAAAACATATGCAAATCCTTATACGCATGACTATGTGCTTTGCCCATAAACTTATAGCCAACCATACCAATATTGAAAGATTTCATAAAAGTGCGCCTCCCTAGAGTTTTACCTTGGCAAAACTAGCTTCGTTAGCATTTACTTGAGTTCTTTCATCCATATAACCATTACTCATTTATGATGACTGCTCTTCGATGATTGTCGCACAACCAATCTGGTCGGCAGCTTGATTCGCGTATCCTTCGTGCCTTCCCCACGCAGTAAACCCGCCAGCACACTACGTGCTGCTTCTTTGCCCATCTCATAGAAAGGCACATTGATGCTGCTTAGCGGTGGATCGCTGAGCTTAGCAGCATCCGAATCATCGCAGCCAATAATAGCGAAATCACGCCCGGCGATCCATCCTCGCTCACGGAGCCCTTGCATCAAACCGATCGCCATGCGATCATTAGCCGCAAATACCGCTTCCACCTGATCCCGATGTTCCCATAGCCCTGATGACGCTTCATAACCGCTTTTACGGCTGTAATTACCTTCAAGCAGCAACTCAGGCGGAACTTCTAAATCGGCTTCACTCATTGCTTTCATATAACCTTGAAGTCTATCGCCAGAGTTCGAATACTGCGGCGAACCGTTCAGAAAAGCAATCTTGCGATAGCCTTCTTCCTGTAAATGCCGAACAGCCTGATAACTGCCCTTTACATGATCCGCATCTACCTCATGAAAGGATAACCCCTCGAAGCTTTGATTGACCAAGCAAAAAGGCAGTCCCTGAGCCTGCAGCTGCATTAGTGATTCCCGCTGCTGCGGAGTATCCCTTGAACCCAGGATGACACAAGCATCCACCTTCTGAGAGCGATAAAGTCGGGTGTAATCCAAACTTTCATCCGGTGTTAATAGCGACAGCAGCATATCGTAGCCTTGCTCCCTTACTTGTTCCCCTATGCCGCTTAATATTTCCGCGAAATAAAAGGCAGAGAAGAGATGCACTTTGGGCATATAGGGCAGCACGACGCCAAGATTACCACTGCGTCTCCGAGCGAAGCTTTGCGCAATAGCATTTGGATGATAGTTGAGCTGTTTGGCAGATTCAAGTACACGCTCTTTCGTAGCAG is drawn from Paenibacillus sp. V4I7 and contains these coding sequences:
- a CDS encoding TrkA family potassium uptake protein; this encodes MRKQFAIIGMGRFGSSVAKTLSQLGFEVLAIDHREETVQEVSAFVTHAVQADSTDEEALRALGIRNFDVVVVAIGEDIQASILTTLILKEMGIPTTVVKAVNDLHGKVLKKIGADKVVYPERDMGQRVAHHLISSNIIDYIELSADYSIVEIKVSPQIIGKSLRQLDIRAKYGCNVIAIKQNEQLVIPPSGEEPLKQDDILVIVGKNSNLQTFEVTFAE
- the sspI gene encoding small acid-soluble spore protein SspI codes for the protein MNITLRQAIVQRVQNKSNNELQEVIEDSIGGEERVLPGLGVLFEIIWQHSEANIQNQLVETLKEHLE
- a CDS encoding MtnX-like HAD-IB family phosphatase, giving the protein MQKIAVVTDFDGTLMEQDVGDVLMEGLDVLKEPKVIEASRLFREKKVGSLAWIEAAYPLLADRQEHVDRLLESVNLRDGARDFIGFCGQKDVPVTVLSDGMLYYIEQILNRQQVKVNHVIGNPITYLEDGEFQFGVQNTNPACKWCGCCKASVVKQLKEEGWLVIYIGDGSSDYYGSGFADWIFARASLARYLKEEGTAYYPFETFHDILNILRPAWDSFRSGTAIRRLQGRFPTACKFPD
- a CDS encoding Gfo/Idh/MocA family protein, producing the protein MSKKKVGIIGCGNISAAYMKNIPNFEHLELLACADIDLDRAKARAGEFSIPHAYTVQELLNDPNIDIVINLTIPAAHAEVCIQVLEAGKHVYVEKPLAVTREEGLQILEVARRKGLLVGSAPDTFLGGGIQTCLKLINDGWIGTPIAATAFMMGKGHEHWHPDPEFYYAKGGGPMFDMGPYYLTALVALLGPIRRVTGSAAASFPERTISSEKKRGQKITVDTPTHIAGVLDFHSGAIATLVTSFDIMGGTQLPNIEIYGSQGSLRVPDPNTFGGQVLIRRGGSDWEPIPLSHGYKENHRGLGVAAMAEALISGQSDAHRANGELAYHVLEAMHGFHDASDSGKHYVMQSSCEKPAPLSPYSVL
- a CDS encoding ThuA domain-containing protein gives rise to the protein MSKQALIVWGGWDGHQPEEVAGIFAGLLREEGFGVEVSDTLDSFKDAERLAGVDLIVPVWTMGKIESEQLKPLITAVKEGGTGIAGCHGGMGDSFRNEVEYQYMVGGQWVAHPGNDGVTYTVRIKDRGHQLTEGMDDFVVVSEKYYMHVDPAIHVHAVTDFGDVEMPVVWTKTYGAGKVYYNSLGHQANIVRMPETLELMRRGLLWATR
- a CDS encoding Gfo/Idh/MocA family protein; this encodes MKSFNIGMVGYKFMGKAHSHAYKDLHMFFPQTAVPKMKLICGRDESGVSSAAEQFGWDGYVTDWRDLVTHRDVDIVDINAPSDAHKEIALAAAKAGKHLFCEKPLALTLADAREMLEAAETAGVKHMVGFNYRFAPAVQLAKKLVESGRLGDIYHFRAWFLQDWIVDPTFPLVWRLQKEIAGSGSHGDLGAHLIDLAHFLVGDMTEVIGMSETFIKERPLPSSMTGLSAKGSKDAPHGPVTVDDATLFMARFANGALGSFEATRFAPGHRCTNSFEINGSKGSVKFDFERLNELQVYFTSDDEDVQGFRRVLATDSSHAYMDAWWPAGHTIGYEHTFVHEVVELMNALSEDRLPVPNFLDGVKCQEVLEAVDQSIAQRRWVSISEV
- a CDS encoding LacI family DNA-binding transcriptional regulator — protein: MVTRKEVAELAGVSEATVSRVFNGLGPMKPATKERVLESAKQLNYHPNAIAQSFARRRSGNLGVVLPYMPKVHLFSAFYFAEILSGIGEQVREQGYDMLLSLLTPDESLDYTRLYRSQKVDACVILGSRDTPQQRESLMQLQAQGLPFCLVNQSFEGLSFHEVDADHVKGSYQAVRHLQEEGYRKIAFLNGSPQYSNSGDRLQGYMKAMSEADLEVPPELLLEGNYSRKSGYEASSGLWEHRDQVEAVFAANDRMAIGLMQGLRERGWIAGRDFAIIGCDDSDAAKLSDPPLSSINVPFYEMGKEAARSVLAGLLRGEGTKDTRIKLPTRLVVRQSSKSSHHK